A part of Neoarius graeffei isolate fNeoGra1 chromosome 22, fNeoGra1.pri, whole genome shotgun sequence genomic DNA contains:
- the si:dkey-211g8.9 gene encoding free fatty acid receptor 2, with protein MALISVFDCISLTVYAFTFLLGLPANFLVFFVYVRKAQKHGATPNVVYTINLCLSNLVLVAWMPVQSAYTVLDIWILPELLCPIYNFFVVASLYGSGLLLTAVAVGRYLSIAFPISYKLYRRARTSCMISALLWAIVLLHLSFALVAEKRAYFVSPDMLNTSKCYENFTSEQLDVLLPLRLEMAIVLFAVPLLLSVFCTLRCLALVKQSCLSTGRKRRILAMELSTLLVFVVCYTPYNVSHVVGFIVDDNVTWRREAIISSCCNVFLEPVVMLMLSPSRPKNLLCRLCLKRTPKQHHKGIMQVKDALETMQRGTMSIK; from the coding sequence ATGGCGCTTATTTCTGTATTTGACTGCATCTCCTTGACCGTATATGCCTTCACCTTCCTGCTTGGCCTCCCTGCCAACTTTCTGGTTTTCTTTGTCTATGTGCGTAAAGCTCAAAAACATGGTGCTACTCCTAATGTGGTTTATACTATCAACTTGTGTTTATCAAACCTCGTCCTGGTTGCCTGGATGCCTGTGCAGTCTGCCTACACAGTTCTTGATATCTGGATCCTACCAGAGTTGCTCTGTCCAATTTACAACTTCTTTGTTGTGGCCTCACTTTATGGCAGTGGACTCCTGCTGACAGCTGTGGCTGTTGGACGTTATCTGAGTATTGCCTTTCCAATCAGCTATAAACTTTATCGCCGTGCTCGCACATCCTGCATGATCAGTGCTCTCTTGTGGGCTATAGTGCTTTTGCATCTCAGCTTCGCTTTGGTAGCAGAGAAACGGGCCTACTTTGTGTCTCCAGACATGCTCAACACATCAAAGTGCTATGAGAACTTTACGAGTGAGCAGCTGGATGTGTTGTTGCCGCTACGCCTAGAGATGGCAATAGTGCTATTTGCTGTGCCACTCCTGCTCTCTGTGTTTTGCACACTGCGCTGCCTAGCACTGGTGAAACAGTCATGCCTTTCGACTGGCAGAAAGCGGCGCATCCTGGCCATGGAACTCTCAACGCTCCTGGTCTTTGTGGTATGCTACACACCATACAACGTATCTCACGTGGTTGGTTTCATCGTGGACGACAATGTGACCTGGAGGCGTGAGGCCATTATCTCCAGCTGCTGCAATGTCTTCCTTGAGCCTGTGGTGATGTTGATGTTGTCGCCCTCAAGGCCCAAGAACCTGCTCTGTAGACTGTGCTTGAAGCGGACCCCTAAGCAACATCACAAAGGCATTATGCAGGTGAAGGATGCTCTGGAAACCATGCAAAGAGGGACGATGTCAATCAAATGA